In the Wyeomyia smithii strain HCP4-BCI-WySm-NY-G18 chromosome 2, ASM2978416v1, whole genome shotgun sequence genome, one interval contains:
- the LOC129725048 gene encoding gamma-soluble NSF attachment protein, which yields MSSKIEEAQEHIRQAEKCLKTSLLKWRPDFDVAADEYNKAAICFRNAKALDQCKECLLKSSDCHKQNRAIFHAAKCLDQVILICKDMNNLAEVRKYAEKACHLYQQHGSPESGASTLDKAAKILEPTHPEDALQLYRQAVDVATIEDSTRQGAEYASKVARIMVKLGMYDQAADAIRREIGLHQQVGSEAAIGRLAVVLVLVQLARGDYVAAEKAFKEWGNCCDVAEVQTLESLLQAYDDEDPELAARALASPFIRHMDIEYARLARDLPLPKGVAIAPKANVIENAAASYISPNSGGFAEGGKADTGIGLDDEDEGGLC from the exons ATGTCTAGCAAAATTGAAGAAGCTCAGGAACACATTCGTCAGGCTGAAAAATG CTTAAAAACATCACTGCTAAAATGGAGGCCTGATTTTGATGTGGCAGCTGACGAATATAATAAAGCTG CAATTTGTTTCCGGAATGCAAAAGCTCTGGACCAGTGCAAGGAATGTTTACTGAAATCGTCCGACTGTCATAAGCAGAATCGTGCTATCTTCCATGCGGCTAAGTGTCTGGACCAGGTGATCCTAATCTGCAAGGATATGAACAACTTGGCGGAGGTTCGCAAGTACGCGGAGAAAgcttgccatctctaccagcagcatgGATCGCCCGAGTCTGGAGCTTCGACGCTggacaaagcggcaaagatacTAGAACCCACGCATCCCGAAGATGCACTGCAGTTGTACAGGCAAGCTGTGGATGTGGCTACG ATTGAAGATTCGACAAGACAGGGTGCCGAGTATGCTAGCAAGGTTGCCCGTATCATGGTGAAACTAGGAATGTACGATCAAGCAGCGGATGCCATTCGACGTGAAATTGGTTTGCATCAGCAAGTTGGATCGGAGGCGGCTATCGGTCGGCTGGCAGTTGTGCTGGTACTGGTTCAACTTGCTCGAGGCGATTATGTTGCCGCCGAGAAGGCATTCAAGGAATGGGGTAACTGTTGCGATGTAGCTGAGGTACAAACGTTGGAATCATTGCTTCAG GCGTATGACGATGAAGATCCCGAGTTGGCAGCCCGTGCTTTGGCTTCACCATTTATCCGACATATGGATATTGAGTATGCACGATTAGCTCGAGATTTACCGCTACCGAAGGGCGTTGCCATTGCGCCTAAAGCAAACGTTATTGAAAATGCTGCTGCCTCATACATTTCACCCAATAGCGGAGGCTTCGCTGAG ggaGGTAAGGCAGACACTGGGATTGGACTCGATGACGAAGATGAAGGTGGACTGTGTTAG
- the LOC129725027 gene encoding uncharacterized protein LOC129725027 isoform X1 → MTVQSNLDSPQQHHRVVLDHYHQRHDPAYNITSAEVDDYNSDNSIAVLQHHHRFMPSSSSSCDNTKHHPMQGSSVPGSCDENTLSVLDVNIDTKKISLSNQNNSRLNSPARFENERKYTNHIEVYSDNSTNKLEEEISEDDRGPPLPPRPAPRTRTLQRVESAPATSGVRKYVIWCLICGGISCLLGVLFLGIYFLLRSYTSTVGYFETVPTFVPATLLMVTGICIMSLARRRNRYSYLIKLSGACGLASALTCALVTVTTTVLHMSRLQVLRECEYTQKTRTCTCYSVTAEKQAEGIDDNVRFVFDSTSDCGVVHGALYSCLRAVFGLSVAGVLVAVFSCMLVYQLLSHERKKMYWEQLELRCRSLYSGQQGPSVLPSGAMLGGARNGNCRCCEQCHAHRNVMPSAYPWEGDQRFWTPGQAGNFYSPNPGGEENPTGNRLNQNGRRIPGWSWPRMPWQRNDSQRMSPHSPDSQYGFSNRATGADSGPIGTCQPRYNVIEQQYGIWGPPPPYSDPNSPARRGRYQYIHPAQCQPMIESNVPPTNIAILECHQHPMASESHSIQQFNNSSQPNAFRNPGKRQVLKPAKDNYENTPSDSDGPRDRFSNTLPSRKTKKRVEAGVKSIGPNQPVARVNVQNVFNSDASHGQHNSVETSENEYNEPSLPSNEPSCSNQSASTHAKARKIKIGVENTGFQTVEALESEGLNGKIIEPTESEVYFADVSSCCNMSVKNDNYYDDASQRRKSVKDKNKQAHEPEQFSKEQADDYIAQRFGKREPSVRSRLPFPQIIPETFEKPMVMPRPSLMHKDISRQSMCSVESGEKTDYTDLSPATPSANFPSVTYPQQEPSNNLSPTSSGNLTSPNNATTDFSSEPNSSNFIASYPYSSNEQSQEAHRRSTKNLQDLFLAPDSQYEVIKEASKYNETTPLTMPYLTQQDMSTQFSYHPSKTVPASREHINYQHPHSIASQQNVQQCQFQQPNQLKARSPKNLNITPIKRQSLGTNISSIIQNLSGSEAGLLYPEGRHGVVAGTSTIASGNCNNGGRPSGIRDAEQSRQSLTIEDNGNDGDDSSNDENGESDVSDRRRL, encoded by the exons ATGACGGTTCAGTCAAACCTGGACTCCCCTCAGCAGCACCATCGTGTAGTTTTGGATCACTACCATCAACGCCATGACCCGGCATATAATATAACTAGCGCCGAGGTGGATGACTACAACAGCGACAACAGTATTGCGGTTCTGCAGCATCACCACCGCTTTATGCCATCTAGTTCTAGCTCCTGTGATAATACCAAACATCATCCGATGCAAGGTTCTAGTGTACCAGGGTCTTGCGACGAAAATACTCTTAGCGTGCTAGATGTTAACATAGATACTAAGAAAATATCACT aTCCAACCAAAACAATTCGAGACTGAACTCACCTGCCCGGTTCGAAAACGAACGAAAATATACCAACCATATCGAAGTGTACAGTGATAATAGCACCAACAAGCTGGAAGAGGAGATATCCGAGGATGATCGGGGGCCACCGCTTCCACCGCGCCCTGCGCCCAGAACTCGAACTTTGCAACGTGTCGAGAGTG CTCCTGCTACTTCCGGTGTGCGAAAGTACGTAATTTGGTGTCTGATATGTGGTGGTATTTCGTGTCTTTTGGGTGTTTTGTTTCTGGGTATCTACTTTCTACTACGGTCTTACACCAGTACCGTGGGGTATTTCGAAACCGTGCCTACGTTTGTTCCAGCAACATTG TTAATGGTCACTGGTATCTGCATCATGAGCTTGGCGAGACGACGCAACCGATACAGTTATTTG ATCAAATTATCCGGTGCATGTGGTCTTGCCTCAGCTCTTACTTGCGCCCTCGTTACGGTGACCACTACGGTACTTCATATGAGCCGACTCCAGGTATTGCGCGAATGTGAATACACCCAAAAAACACGAACATGTACGTGTTATTCGGTAACGGCCGAAAAACAAGCAGAAGGCATAGATGACAACGTGCGGTTCGTGTTCGACTCAACCTCCGATTGCGGAGTCGTACATGGTGCACTATACTCGTGTTTACGTGCCGTATTCGGACTTTCAGTAGCCGGTGTTCTAGTAGCCGTGTTTAGTTGCATGCTCGTATACCAACTTTTGAGTCACGAGCGTAAGAAAATGTACTGGGAACAGTTGGAATTAAGGTGCAGATCGCTGTACTCTGGACAGCAGGGACCTTCAGTGCTTCCGTCTGGTGCGATGTTAGGAGGAGCACGAAATGGTAATTGTAGGTGTTGCGAACAATGCCACGCTCACCGTAATGTAATGCCATCTGCCTATCCCTGGGAAGGTGACCAACGTTTTTGGACTCCAGGACAGGCAGGAAATTTTTACTCACCTAATCCTGGTGGCGAAGAGAACCCAACTGGTAACAGACTTAATCAAAATGGCCGACGAATACCTGGTTGGAGTTGGCCGAGAATGCCATGGCAACGAAATGATTCACAGCGTATGTCCCCACACAGCCCAGACTCACAGTACGGATTTTCAAACAGAGCCACTGGAGCAGATTCTGGACCAATTGGGACTTGTCAACCACGGTATAATGTTATTGAACAGCAGTACGGCATTTGGGGACCACCGCCACCATACAGTGATCCGAACAGTCCAGCCCGCAGAGGCCGCTATCAATACATCCATCCAGCTCAGTGTCAACCGATGATTGAGTCAAATGTTCCTCCCACAAATATAGCAATTCTCGAATGCCATCAGCACCCAATGGCTTCCGAAAGTCATTCCATCCAACAATTTAACAACTCATCCCAACCGAATGCGTTCCGAAACCCGGGGAAACGGCAGGTATTGAAGCCGGCTAAAGATAATTATGAGAATACTCCTTCGGACAGCGATGGGCCTAGAGATCGGTTTTCCAATACTCTTCCTTCGCGGAAGACGAAAAAGCGAGTTGAAGCTGGTGTGAAAAGTATAGGACCGAATCAGCCTGTTGCCAGGGTGAATGTGCAAAATGTGTTCAATTCCGATGCATCTCACGGGCAACATAATTCCGTTGAAACGTCGGAAAATGAATATAACGAACCATCTCTTCCAAGCAATGAGCCCAGCTGTAGCAATCAAAGTGCCTCTACGCACGCGAAAGCTAGAAAAATTAAGATTGGTGTTGAAAATACAGGCTTCCAAACTGTCGAAGCTCTTGAAAGCGAAGGCCTAAATGGCAAAATTATAGAACCAACTGAGTCGGAGGTGTATTTTGCAGATGTTAGCAGTTGTTGCAACATGTCTGTTAAAAATGATAACTACTATGACGATGCCAGCCAAAGACGCAAGAGTGTGaaagacaaaaacaaacaaGCTCATGAACCAGAGCAATTTAGCAAAGAACAGGCCGATGATTATATCGCGCAGAGATTTGGAAAGCGGGAGCCATCCGTCCGCAGTAGGTTGCCTTTTCCTCAGATTATTCCGGAGACTTTCGAAAAGCCAATGGTAATGCCTCGTCCGTCACTGATGCATAAGGATATCTCTAGGCAAAGTATGTGCTCGGTAGAATCCGGCGAAAAGACCGACTACACTGACCTCTCTCCCGCTACACCAAGTGCGAACTTTCCGTCTGTAACATATCCTCAGCAAGAGCCCAGTAATAATTTGAGTCCAACAAGCAGTGGTAATTTAACAAGTCCTAATAATGCTACAACCGATTTTTCATCCGAGCCCAATAGTTCAAATTTCATCGCTTCATATCCGTACTCTTCGAATGAGCAGAGTCAAGAAGCCCATCGACGGTCAACAAAAAACCTGCAGGATTTATTTTTGGCCCCTGACTCGCAGTACGAGGTAATCAAAGAAGCCAGTAAGTACAATGAAACAACTCCCTTAACGATGCCCTACCTGACCCAGCAGGATATGTCCACCCAATTTTCGTATCACCCGAGTAAGACGGTTCCTGCATCACGGGAGCACATTAACTATCAGCACCCGCATTCTATAGCATCCCAGCAAAATGTACAACAGTGCCAGTTCCAACAGCCGAATCAACTGAAAGCAAGATCACCTAAGAATCTAAACATCACCCCCATTAAGCGACAAAGTTTGGGGACCAACATTAGTTCAATTATTCAGAATCTTAGTGGAAGTGAAGCAGGCCTCCTGTATCCGGAAGGACGACATGGCGTTGTTGCTGGTACTAGTACTATAGCTTCTGGCAACTGTAACAACGGAGGGCGACCAAGTGGAATAAGAGATGCTGAGCAAAGTCGGCAAAGTTTAACAATAGAAGATAATGGCAACGACGGTGACGACAGCAGTAACGACGAAAATGGCGAGTCGGACGTTAGTGATCGGCGTCGGTTGTGA
- the LOC129725027 gene encoding uncharacterized protein LOC129725027 isoform X2, protein MTVQSNLDSPQQHHRVVLDHYHQRHDPAYNITSAEVDDYNSDNSIAVLQHHHRFMPSSSSSCDNTKHHPMQGSSVPGSCDENTLSVLDVNIDTKKISLSNQNNSRLNSPARFENERKYTNHIEVYSDNSTNKLEEEISEDDRGPPLPPRPAPRTRTLQRVESAPATSGVRKYVIWCLICGGISCLLGVLFLGIYFLLRSYTSTVGYFETVPTFVPATLLMVTGICIMSLARRRNRYSYLIKLSGACGLASALTCALVTVTTTVLHMSRLQVLRECEYTQKTRTCTCYSVTAEKQAEGIDDNVRFVFDSTSDCGVVHGALYSCLRAVFGLSVAGVLVAVFSCMLVYQLLSHERKKMYWEQLELRCRSLYSGQQGPSVLPSGAMLGGARNGNCRCCEQCHAHRNVMPSAYPWEGDQRFWTPGQAGNFYSPNPGGEENPTGNRLNQNGRRIPGWSWPRMPWQRNDSQRMSPHSPDSQYGFSNRATGADSGPIGTCQPRYNVIEQQYGIWGPPPPYSDPNSPARRGRYQYIHPAQCQPMIESNVPPTNIAILECHQHPMASESHSIQQFNNSSQPNAFRNPGKRQVLKPAKDNYENTPSDSDGPRDRFSNTLPSRKTKKRVEAGVKSIGPNQPVARVNVQNVFNSDASHGQHNSVETSENEYNEPSLPSNEPSCSNQSASTHAKARKIKIGVENTGFQTVEALESEGLNGKIIEPTESEVYFADVSSCCNMSVKNDNYYDDASQRRKSVKDKNKQAHEPEQFSKEQADDYIAQRFGKREPSVRSRLPFPQIIPETFEKPMVMPRPSLMHKDISRQSMCSVESGEKTDYTDLSPATPSANFPSVTYPQQEPSNNLSPTSSGNLTSPNNATTDFSSEPNSSNFIASYPYSSNEQSQEAHRRSTKNLQDLFLAPDSQYEDMSTQFSYHPSKTVPASREHINYQHPHSIASQQNVQQCQFQQPNQLKARSPKNLNITPIKRQSLGTNISSIIQNLSGSEAGLLYPEGRHGVVAGTSTIASGNCNNGGRPSGIRDAEQSRQSLTIEDNGNDGDDSSNDENGESDVSDRRRL, encoded by the exons ATGACGGTTCAGTCAAACCTGGACTCCCCTCAGCAGCACCATCGTGTAGTTTTGGATCACTACCATCAACGCCATGACCCGGCATATAATATAACTAGCGCCGAGGTGGATGACTACAACAGCGACAACAGTATTGCGGTTCTGCAGCATCACCACCGCTTTATGCCATCTAGTTCTAGCTCCTGTGATAATACCAAACATCATCCGATGCAAGGTTCTAGTGTACCAGGGTCTTGCGACGAAAATACTCTTAGCGTGCTAGATGTTAACATAGATACTAAGAAAATATCACT aTCCAACCAAAACAATTCGAGACTGAACTCACCTGCCCGGTTCGAAAACGAACGAAAATATACCAACCATATCGAAGTGTACAGTGATAATAGCACCAACAAGCTGGAAGAGGAGATATCCGAGGATGATCGGGGGCCACCGCTTCCACCGCGCCCTGCGCCCAGAACTCGAACTTTGCAACGTGTCGAGAGTG CTCCTGCTACTTCCGGTGTGCGAAAGTACGTAATTTGGTGTCTGATATGTGGTGGTATTTCGTGTCTTTTGGGTGTTTTGTTTCTGGGTATCTACTTTCTACTACGGTCTTACACCAGTACCGTGGGGTATTTCGAAACCGTGCCTACGTTTGTTCCAGCAACATTG TTAATGGTCACTGGTATCTGCATCATGAGCTTGGCGAGACGACGCAACCGATACAGTTATTTG ATCAAATTATCCGGTGCATGTGGTCTTGCCTCAGCTCTTACTTGCGCCCTCGTTACGGTGACCACTACGGTACTTCATATGAGCCGACTCCAGGTATTGCGCGAATGTGAATACACCCAAAAAACACGAACATGTACGTGTTATTCGGTAACGGCCGAAAAACAAGCAGAAGGCATAGATGACAACGTGCGGTTCGTGTTCGACTCAACCTCCGATTGCGGAGTCGTACATGGTGCACTATACTCGTGTTTACGTGCCGTATTCGGACTTTCAGTAGCCGGTGTTCTAGTAGCCGTGTTTAGTTGCATGCTCGTATACCAACTTTTGAGTCACGAGCGTAAGAAAATGTACTGGGAACAGTTGGAATTAAGGTGCAGATCGCTGTACTCTGGACAGCAGGGACCTTCAGTGCTTCCGTCTGGTGCGATGTTAGGAGGAGCACGAAATGGTAATTGTAGGTGTTGCGAACAATGCCACGCTCACCGTAATGTAATGCCATCTGCCTATCCCTGGGAAGGTGACCAACGTTTTTGGACTCCAGGACAGGCAGGAAATTTTTACTCACCTAATCCTGGTGGCGAAGAGAACCCAACTGGTAACAGACTTAATCAAAATGGCCGACGAATACCTGGTTGGAGTTGGCCGAGAATGCCATGGCAACGAAATGATTCACAGCGTATGTCCCCACACAGCCCAGACTCACAGTACGGATTTTCAAACAGAGCCACTGGAGCAGATTCTGGACCAATTGGGACTTGTCAACCACGGTATAATGTTATTGAACAGCAGTACGGCATTTGGGGACCACCGCCACCATACAGTGATCCGAACAGTCCAGCCCGCAGAGGCCGCTATCAATACATCCATCCAGCTCAGTGTCAACCGATGATTGAGTCAAATGTTCCTCCCACAAATATAGCAATTCTCGAATGCCATCAGCACCCAATGGCTTCCGAAAGTCATTCCATCCAACAATTTAACAACTCATCCCAACCGAATGCGTTCCGAAACCCGGGGAAACGGCAGGTATTGAAGCCGGCTAAAGATAATTATGAGAATACTCCTTCGGACAGCGATGGGCCTAGAGATCGGTTTTCCAATACTCTTCCTTCGCGGAAGACGAAAAAGCGAGTTGAAGCTGGTGTGAAAAGTATAGGACCGAATCAGCCTGTTGCCAGGGTGAATGTGCAAAATGTGTTCAATTCCGATGCATCTCACGGGCAACATAATTCCGTTGAAACGTCGGAAAATGAATATAACGAACCATCTCTTCCAAGCAATGAGCCCAGCTGTAGCAATCAAAGTGCCTCTACGCACGCGAAAGCTAGAAAAATTAAGATTGGTGTTGAAAATACAGGCTTCCAAACTGTCGAAGCTCTTGAAAGCGAAGGCCTAAATGGCAAAATTATAGAACCAACTGAGTCGGAGGTGTATTTTGCAGATGTTAGCAGTTGTTGCAACATGTCTGTTAAAAATGATAACTACTATGACGATGCCAGCCAAAGACGCAAGAGTGTGaaagacaaaaacaaacaaGCTCATGAACCAGAGCAATTTAGCAAAGAACAGGCCGATGATTATATCGCGCAGAGATTTGGAAAGCGGGAGCCATCCGTCCGCAGTAGGTTGCCTTTTCCTCAGATTATTCCGGAGACTTTCGAAAAGCCAATGGTAATGCCTCGTCCGTCACTGATGCATAAGGATATCTCTAGGCAAAGTATGTGCTCGGTAGAATCCGGCGAAAAGACCGACTACACTGACCTCTCTCCCGCTACACCAAGTGCGAACTTTCCGTCTGTAACATATCCTCAGCAAGAGCCCAGTAATAATTTGAGTCCAACAAGCAGTGGTAATTTAACAAGTCCTAATAATGCTACAACCGATTTTTCATCCGAGCCCAATAGTTCAAATTTCATCGCTTCATATCCGTACTCTTCGAATGAGCAGAGTCAAGAAGCCCATCGACGGTCAACAAAAAACCTGCAGGATTTATTTTTGGCCCCTGACTCGCAGTACGAG GATATGTCCACCCAATTTTCGTATCACCCGAGTAAGACGGTTCCTGCATCACGGGAGCACATTAACTATCAGCACCCGCATTCTATAGCATCCCAGCAAAATGTACAACAGTGCCAGTTCCAACAGCCGAATCAACTGAAAGCAAGATCACCTAAGAATCTAAACATCACCCCCATTAAGCGACAAAGTTTGGGGACCAACATTAGTTCAATTATTCAGAATCTTAGTGGAAGTGAAGCAGGCCTCCTGTATCCGGAAGGACGACATGGCGTTGTTGCTGGTACTAGTACTATAGCTTCTGGCAACTGTAACAACGGAGGGCGACCAAGTGGAATAAGAGATGCTGAGCAAAGTCGGCAAAGTTTAACAATAGAAGATAATGGCAACGACGGTGACGACAGCAGTAACGACGAAAATGGCGAGTCGGACGTTAGTGATCGGCGTCGGTTGTGA
- the LOC129725027 gene encoding uncharacterized protein LOC129725027 isoform X3, which produces MHGYPFMQVVQYSVPTCTWAPAPVEPPRPPSATAAPATSGVRKYVIWCLICGGISCLLGVLFLGIYFLLRSYTSTVGYFETVPTFVPATLLMVTGICIMSLARRRNRYSYLIKLSGACGLASALTCALVTVTTTVLHMSRLQVLRECEYTQKTRTCTCYSVTAEKQAEGIDDNVRFVFDSTSDCGVVHGALYSCLRAVFGLSVAGVLVAVFSCMLVYQLLSHERKKMYWEQLELRCRSLYSGQQGPSVLPSGAMLGGARNGNCRCCEQCHAHRNVMPSAYPWEGDQRFWTPGQAGNFYSPNPGGEENPTGNRLNQNGRRIPGWSWPRMPWQRNDSQRMSPHSPDSQYGFSNRATGADSGPIGTCQPRYNVIEQQYGIWGPPPPYSDPNSPARRGRYQYIHPAQCQPMIESNVPPTNIAILECHQHPMASESHSIQQFNNSSQPNAFRNPGKRQVLKPAKDNYENTPSDSDGPRDRFSNTLPSRKTKKRVEAGVKSIGPNQPVARVNVQNVFNSDASHGQHNSVETSENEYNEPSLPSNEPSCSNQSASTHAKARKIKIGVENTGFQTVEALESEGLNGKIIEPTESEVYFADVSSCCNMSVKNDNYYDDASQRRKSVKDKNKQAHEPEQFSKEQADDYIAQRFGKREPSVRSRLPFPQIIPETFEKPMVMPRPSLMHKDISRQSMCSVESGEKTDYTDLSPATPSANFPSVTYPQQEPSNNLSPTSSGNLTSPNNATTDFSSEPNSSNFIASYPYSSNEQSQEAHRRSTKNLQDLFLAPDSQYEVIKEASKYNETTPLTMPYLTQQDMSTQFSYHPSKTVPASREHINYQHPHSIASQQNVQQCQFQQPNQLKARSPKNLNITPIKRQSLGTNISSIIQNLSGSEAGLLYPEGRHGVVAGTSTIASGNCNNGGRPSGIRDAEQSRQSLTIEDNGNDGDDSSNDENGESDVSDRRRL; this is translated from the exons ATGCATGGATATCCGTTCATGCAAGTAGTACAATACAGCGTGCCCACCTGTACCTGGGCACCAGCTCCAGTGGAACCACCACGCCCGCCATCAGCTACAGCTG CTCCTGCTACTTCCGGTGTGCGAAAGTACGTAATTTGGTGTCTGATATGTGGTGGTATTTCGTGTCTTTTGGGTGTTTTGTTTCTGGGTATCTACTTTCTACTACGGTCTTACACCAGTACCGTGGGGTATTTCGAAACCGTGCCTACGTTTGTTCCAGCAACATTG TTAATGGTCACTGGTATCTGCATCATGAGCTTGGCGAGACGACGCAACCGATACAGTTATTTG ATCAAATTATCCGGTGCATGTGGTCTTGCCTCAGCTCTTACTTGCGCCCTCGTTACGGTGACCACTACGGTACTTCATATGAGCCGACTCCAGGTATTGCGCGAATGTGAATACACCCAAAAAACACGAACATGTACGTGTTATTCGGTAACGGCCGAAAAACAAGCAGAAGGCATAGATGACAACGTGCGGTTCGTGTTCGACTCAACCTCCGATTGCGGAGTCGTACATGGTGCACTATACTCGTGTTTACGTGCCGTATTCGGACTTTCAGTAGCCGGTGTTCTAGTAGCCGTGTTTAGTTGCATGCTCGTATACCAACTTTTGAGTCACGAGCGTAAGAAAATGTACTGGGAACAGTTGGAATTAAGGTGCAGATCGCTGTACTCTGGACAGCAGGGACCTTCAGTGCTTCCGTCTGGTGCGATGTTAGGAGGAGCACGAAATGGTAATTGTAGGTGTTGCGAACAATGCCACGCTCACCGTAATGTAATGCCATCTGCCTATCCCTGGGAAGGTGACCAACGTTTTTGGACTCCAGGACAGGCAGGAAATTTTTACTCACCTAATCCTGGTGGCGAAGAGAACCCAACTGGTAACAGACTTAATCAAAATGGCCGACGAATACCTGGTTGGAGTTGGCCGAGAATGCCATGGCAACGAAATGATTCACAGCGTATGTCCCCACACAGCCCAGACTCACAGTACGGATTTTCAAACAGAGCCACTGGAGCAGATTCTGGACCAATTGGGACTTGTCAACCACGGTATAATGTTATTGAACAGCAGTACGGCATTTGGGGACCACCGCCACCATACAGTGATCCGAACAGTCCAGCCCGCAGAGGCCGCTATCAATACATCCATCCAGCTCAGTGTCAACCGATGATTGAGTCAAATGTTCCTCCCACAAATATAGCAATTCTCGAATGCCATCAGCACCCAATGGCTTCCGAAAGTCATTCCATCCAACAATTTAACAACTCATCCCAACCGAATGCGTTCCGAAACCCGGGGAAACGGCAGGTATTGAAGCCGGCTAAAGATAATTATGAGAATACTCCTTCGGACAGCGATGGGCCTAGAGATCGGTTTTCCAATACTCTTCCTTCGCGGAAGACGAAAAAGCGAGTTGAAGCTGGTGTGAAAAGTATAGGACCGAATCAGCCTGTTGCCAGGGTGAATGTGCAAAATGTGTTCAATTCCGATGCATCTCACGGGCAACATAATTCCGTTGAAACGTCGGAAAATGAATATAACGAACCATCTCTTCCAAGCAATGAGCCCAGCTGTAGCAATCAAAGTGCCTCTACGCACGCGAAAGCTAGAAAAATTAAGATTGGTGTTGAAAATACAGGCTTCCAAACTGTCGAAGCTCTTGAAAGCGAAGGCCTAAATGGCAAAATTATAGAACCAACTGAGTCGGAGGTGTATTTTGCAGATGTTAGCAGTTGTTGCAACATGTCTGTTAAAAATGATAACTACTATGACGATGCCAGCCAAAGACGCAAGAGTGTGaaagacaaaaacaaacaaGCTCATGAACCAGAGCAATTTAGCAAAGAACAGGCCGATGATTATATCGCGCAGAGATTTGGAAAGCGGGAGCCATCCGTCCGCAGTAGGTTGCCTTTTCCTCAGATTATTCCGGAGACTTTCGAAAAGCCAATGGTAATGCCTCGTCCGTCACTGATGCATAAGGATATCTCTAGGCAAAGTATGTGCTCGGTAGAATCCGGCGAAAAGACCGACTACACTGACCTCTCTCCCGCTACACCAAGTGCGAACTTTCCGTCTGTAACATATCCTCAGCAAGAGCCCAGTAATAATTTGAGTCCAACAAGCAGTGGTAATTTAACAAGTCCTAATAATGCTACAACCGATTTTTCATCCGAGCCCAATAGTTCAAATTTCATCGCTTCATATCCGTACTCTTCGAATGAGCAGAGTCAAGAAGCCCATCGACGGTCAACAAAAAACCTGCAGGATTTATTTTTGGCCCCTGACTCGCAGTACGAGGTAATCAAAGAAGCCAGTAAGTACAATGAAACAACTCCCTTAACGATGCCCTACCTGACCCAGCAGGATATGTCCACCCAATTTTCGTATCACCCGAGTAAGACGGTTCCTGCATCACGGGAGCACATTAACTATCAGCACCCGCATTCTATAGCATCCCAGCAAAATGTACAACAGTGCCAGTTCCAACAGCCGAATCAACTGAAAGCAAGATCACCTAAGAATCTAAACATCACCCCCATTAAGCGACAAAGTTTGGGGACCAACATTAGTTCAATTATTCAGAATCTTAGTGGAAGTGAAGCAGGCCTCCTGTATCCGGAAGGACGACATGGCGTTGTTGCTGGTACTAGTACTATAGCTTCTGGCAACTGTAACAACGGAGGGCGACCAAGTGGAATAAGAGATGCTGAGCAAAGTCGGCAAAGTTTAACAATAGAAGATAATGGCAACGACGGTGACGACAGCAGTAACGACGAAAATGGCGAGTCGGACGTTAGTGATCGGCGTCGGTTGTGA